Proteins from one Juglans microcarpa x Juglans regia isolate MS1-56 chromosome 1S, Jm3101_v1.0, whole genome shotgun sequence genomic window:
- the LOC121244368 gene encoding uncharacterized protein LOC121244368 produces the protein MQYSTAALPTIFKLIILTIFLLQALPTLTSLSLCRTSCGNIPIKYPFGLDDGCGAPQFRRMFNCTNDLFFSTPSGIYKVQSIDYDKNTMVIYDPAMSTCSILQPHHDFVMTDIQSVIIPPAQDTIFALLNCSIDSPVLNHYKNLCFNFSGHSCDELYGACNAFRVFHLLTNSSPPCCFTGYDTVKYMSMNILDCTHYTTVINTDNLKGIGPLDWVYGIKLSFTVADTGCGRCSQSGGTCGFDTETEGLVCLCSTSGNSTRECAGGSITAEGQSHAPMILFQAFVLILGTFLCMSL, from the exons ATGCAGTACTCTACAGCAGCTCTACCCACCATTTTCAAGCTCATAATCTTAACAATATTCCTACTGCAAGCCCTTCCTACTCTCACTAGTCTCTCCCTCTGCCGCACCTCCTGCGGTAACATCCCAATAAAATATCCCTTCGGCCTCGACGATGGGTGCGGAGCTCCGCAGTTCAGGCGCATGTTCAACTGCACCAACGACTTGTTCTTCTCCACGCCTTCCGGCATCTACAAAGTCCAGTCCATTGACTACGACAAGAACACAATGGTGATCTACGACCCAGCAATGTCTACTTGCTCCATTCTGCAGCCCCACCACGACTTTGTTATGACCGATATTCAGTCCGTCATAATACCTCCGGCGCAGGACACCATCTTTGCCCTCCTCAATTGCTCCATCGACTCTCCCGTGCTTAACCATTACAAGAATCTCTGCTTCAACTTCTCCGGCCACTCCTGCGACGAACTCTACGGCGCCTGCAATGCTTTCCGGGTGTTCCATCTGCTAACGAACAGCTCTCCGCCATGTTGTTTTACTGGGTACGATACAGTGAAGTACATGAGCATGAATATATTGGACTGCACGCATTATACAACGGTGATCAACACTGATAATTTGAAGGGAATAGGGCCTTTGGATTGGGTGTACGGGATCAAGCTTTCCTTCACTGTTGCAGACACTGGATGTGGACGCTGCTCCCAGTCCGGTGGCACTTGTGGTTTTGATACCGAGACTGAGGGTTTGGTCTGCCTTTGCTCAACTTCTGGGAATTCTACCAGAGAATGTG CTGGAGGCAGTATCACAGCTGAAGGACAGAGCCATGCTCCGATGATTCTATTCCAAGCATTTGTGCTGATTCTGGGCACATTTCTTTGCATGAGTTTATGA
- the LOC121247361 gene encoding uncharacterized mitochondrial protein AtMg00240-like, whose translation MEIGRSKAGIQICQRKYALDVLSKTGLLAAKPSPLPMEPNSKLRKDKGNLFHDPTLYPKLVGKLLYLTNTRPDLSYSVNLLSQFMENPRVKHYDAMIKILKYIKGTPSQGIFLPASLNMELVAYADANWANCPDMQRSTTEFCVFIGTSRSSAESEYKAMAAGCRRM comes from the coding sequence ATGGAGATTGGACGTTCCAAAGCAGGGATTCAAATCTGCCAGCGCAAATATGCACTGGATGTGCTCTCAAAGACAGGCCTCCTTGCAGCAAAACCCTCCCCATTGCCAATGGAACCGAACAGCAAACTTAGGAAAGATAAAGGTAATCTTTTCCATGATCCTACACTCTATCCGAAATTAGTTGGCAAATTGCTTTATTTAACCAACACACGACCGGATTTGAGTTATAGTGTCAACTTGTTAAGTCAATTTATGGAAAATCCACGTGTTAAGCATTATGATGCTATGATCAAAATTCTTAAATACATTAAAGGAACCCCTAGCCAGGGTATTTTTCTTCCTGCTAGTTTGAATATGGAACTTGTAGCATATGCCGATGCCAATTGGGCAAATTGCCCAGACATGCAACGGTCCACCACCGAATTTTGTGTATTCATTGGGACCTCCAGGTCTTCCGCTGAATCAGAATATAAAGCAATGGCTGCCGGCTGCCGTCGTATGTGA
- the LOC121247097 gene encoding dnaJ homolog subfamily C member 17-like yields MDVDVDHYFILGLPSGEEGAKLSVDEIKRGYRSKALELHPDKRPGDKQALNNFQRLQSSYEILKDEKARKLFDDLLRVKREQQRRQSERDSKRDSKRQKMVSDLEERERAAFAPDPSTKEREEEDRIAKKLKEEIARIRAMHANKGANMTSATSRESAGVRKEGTGTAGARMDKEKVLKISWEKIGEDYTAEGLKELFSKFGAVEDIVIKSSKKKGSALVVMANKEAAVAATASVCGHLSNPLLILPLQPPMVVETPSAPRSAEPDGLSNLVGAGYTAFEDSVLTKLQKAAKNQK; encoded by the exons ATGGATGTTGACGTAGATCATTACTTTATTCTTGGGCTACCCTCAGGTGAGGAAGGCGCCAAGCTTAGCGTGGATGAAATTAAAAGGGGATACAGATCAAAGGCTTTGGAATTGCACCCGGATAAGAGGCCAGGTGATAAACAAGCCCTAAACAATTTTCAAAGGCTCCAGTCATCCTATGAGATTCTCAAGGATGAAAAGGCCAGGAAGTTGTTCGATGATCTTCTACGGGTTAAGCGCGAGCAGCAACGTCGACAGTCGGAGCGGGATTCCAAACGGGATTCTAAGCGGCAGAAGATGGTTTCTGACCTTGAGGAAAGGGAACGGGCCGCTTTTGCTCCCGACCCTTCTACAAAAGAGCGAGAAGAAGAGGATAGAATTGCTAAGAAGTTGAAGGAAGAGATTGCTAGAATACGGGCAATGCATGCAAATAAAGGGGCAAATATGACATCGGCTACAAGTAGAGAATCAGCAGGAGTGAGGAAGGAGGGTACAGGTACTGCTGGGGCCAGGATGGATAAGGAGAAGGTGCTTAAAATTTCATGGGAGAAGATTGGTGAAGATTACACGGCGGAGGGTTTGAAAGAGTTGTTTTCGAAGTTTGGTGCGGTGGAAGATATTGTTATTAAGAGTTCCAAGAAAAAAGGTTCAGCACTTGTTGTGATGGCCAATAAAGAAGCGGCG GTTGCTGCTACAGCAAGTGTGTGTGGTCATCTTTCTAATCCATTGTTAATTTTACCTCTGCAACCACCAATGGTGGTAGAGACTCCAAGTGCTCCAAGATCTGCGGAACCTGATGGACTAAGTAATTTGGTTGGGGCTGGTTATACTGCATTCGAAGATTCTGTCTTAACAAAACTCCAAAA